The following proteins come from a genomic window of Macadamia integrifolia cultivar HAES 741 unplaced genomic scaffold, SCU_Mint_v3 scaffold3349, whole genome shotgun sequence:
- the LOC122068032 gene encoding scopoletin glucosyltransferase-like: MGPEPQQLHTFFFPLMAQGHLLPAIDMARLFASRGVKVTIITTPLNALLFSNTIDRDNQLGLDISVQLIPFPSEEVGLPQGCENASSFTNLPDWTPKFFKALNLLQKPLEELLQTHSPHCLVADMFFPWATDIAAKLGIPRLIFHGTSFFSLCVSNHLNRYAPHENIKSETQTFIVPGLPDQIKLTRSQLPEHLKTPSELSNLLQRIRESEEKSYGVLVNSFYELESAYADHYTKVLERKAWHIGPVSLRNRDIVDKAQRGNSAPTDNQPCLSWLDSKKPNSVLYVSFGSVARFTASQLLEIATGLEASGYPFIWVVRSKDESEQRWMPEGFEERIEGKGLLIRDWAPQVLILDHPAVGGFVTHCGWNSTLESVSAGVPMITWPLFAEQFYNEKLVTQMLRVGVSTGAHEWSGFVGGEKAAVKREDIEKAVEQLMGGGEEAERMIARAMELKEMARRAVREGGSSYTDLTALIEELRLHPRPAV, encoded by the coding sequence ATGGGTCCTGAACCGCAACAACTTCataccttcttcttccccctcatGGCTCAGGGTCATTTGCTCCCAGCCATAGACATGGCCAGGCTATTCGCTAGCCGTGGTGTTAAGGTCACCATAATCACTACTCCCCTCAACGCACTCCTCTTCTCCAATACCATCGACCGTGATAACCAGTTGGGTCTAGACATCTCTGTTCAGCTCATCCCATTCCCTTCGGAAGAGGTCGGCTTACCCCAAGGCTGCGAGAACGCAAGCTCCTTTACTAATCTCCCTGACTGGACCCCTAAATTCTTCAAGGCTCTAAACTTGCTCCAAAAACCCTTAGAGGAACTTCTTCAAACACATAGCCCTCATTGCCTTGTTGCCGACATGTTCTTCCCTTGGGCAACAGACATCGCCGCCAAGCTTGGGATACCCAGGCTCATTTTTCATGGCACCagtttcttctctctttgcGTCTCGAACCACTTGAATCGATATGCACCTCATGAGAACATTAAATCCGAGACCCAAACCTTCATTGTTCCAGGTCTTCCTGACCAGATAAAGCTGACGAGGTCCCAGTTGCCCGAACACTTGAAAACACCAAGCGAGCTGAGCAATTTGCTTCAACGCATCAGAGAATCAGAGGAAAAGAGCTATGGTGTATTGGTGAATAGCTTCTATGAGTTGGAGTCTGCTTATGCGGATCACTACACGAAAGTCTTAGAAAGGAAGGCATGGCACATAGGCCCTGTTTCACTAAGAAACAGAGACATTGTGGACAAGGCTCAGAGGGGAAACAGTGCTCCCACTGACAACCAGCCGTGCCTGAGTTGGCTCGATTCAAAGAAACCCAATTCCGTGCTGTACGTGAGCTTCGGTAGCGTGGCCCGTTTCACTGCTTCTCAGCTGCTTGAGATTGCTACGGGCCTCGAGGCTTCTGGTTACCCATTCATTTGGGTTGTGAGATCGAAGGATGAGAGTGAGCAGAGGTGGATGCCAGAAGGGTTTGAAGAGAGGATTGAAGGGAAGGGTTTGCTAATAAGGGATTGGGCACCTCAAGTTTTGATCTTGGACCATCCTGCCGTGGGAGGGTTCGTGACCCATTGTGGATGGAACTCGACGCTTGAAAGCGTGAGTGCAGGGGTGCCCATGATCACTTGGCCTTTATTTGCAGAGCAGTTCTATAATGAGAAGCTGGTAACCCAAATGCTACGGGTTGGAGTGAGTACAGGGGCTCATGAATGGAGTGGATTTGTAGGAGGGGAAaaggcagcagtgaagagagaGGACATAGAGAAGGCTGTGGAGCAGTTGATGGGTGGTGGTGAAGAAGCAGAGCGTATGATTGCTCGAGCTATGGAGCTCAAAGAGATGGCGAGAAGAGCTGTCCGAGAAGGAGGGTCTTCTTACACCGATTTGACTGCTTTGATTGAGGAACTGAGGTTGCATCCACGGCCAGCAGTCTAG